A single genomic interval of Persephonella atlantica harbors:
- the rgy gene encoding reverse gyrase, which produces MKKETIPLIYKNMCPNCGGDITSERLFKGLVCENCLPEEIDRKELCDFLGYGRFTDVCHLWDRVRDFKQFFKEIIKNDLWSIQETWATRFFMNISYALLAPTGIGKTTFGLVLSKYLKEKENKKAYLIFPTQMLVNQAHERLVSFGVPEEEILAYTSKFASTKKRQEELKERIKNNDFQILLTTTMFLYKNIDIIPKGEYALVFVDDVDSILKTAKNIDKVLMLLGFSQEDIDYTLKFITFKQNLFKKGQPSEEDLEIYQHWQSKIQKITQKRKGVLIVSSATSNPRSKRVNLFRELLGFEVGRPSLTLRNIEDVYEKPENVWERSIEAIKQLGKGGLAFLSSSETVETLEKYVEFLNKNGITAVSYQDLMDRIDDFREGKIQIAVGFASYRNPLARGIDLPDVIRYAVFVGVPKLQFNIRFEEEFLHLYYFLLSLTPFLARKKLIDPVQIKQLYDYINYLKIYAFIPPEKLEPGKLEKMRKIQLYVRELIEKPDIFAAVQQSPEITLKKEGDSFVLTTADVTGYIQASGRTSRLYAGGLTKGLAYLLVDDEKAFYSLQKKVRWFSEDIQFKSVDQINISEILEEIDRDREKVRKVLSGQMISEERQSFLTTVVVVESPNKARTIANFFGKPLRRKLKNLDAYEIAIGDRFLTIVASKGHVFDLNKEEEYFGVKKNGSFIPIFEPIDEGKNQIIQSIRELDLEVNEIFIATDPDTEGEKISYDLYLNSLPYNYNIKRAEFHEVTKWAFLNAVNNPRDFDVNLVKAQLVRRIADRWIGFTISQYIQEKLHRHWLSAGRVQTPVLEWIIDRTDQAKQKIAIIRVEINGYPFEFQFEDKKKAKWFYDHLQFVMIEEKEKKEEHLFVKPFTTDIMLSEAARELRFSPQETMQLAQDLFEAGLITYHRTDSFRVSEAGVFVAREYITENFGEEYLKVRTFSGAGGAHECIRPTKPMDADDLRSTIFTMNIQGITNRHIKLYDLIFKRFIASQMRETVVEKTLFEVKAFDEKIEEEINTRIIQHGYDLILPVKIYTIPTGKVEVENRKSYHLKPKLPYYTFATVIQEMKEKGIGRPSTYAVTVQKLLDRHYIVERRGYLFPTKLGRAVISLIKKREEIYRFVSENFTKQLEEIMDRVEKGEADYQKELEKLFTQLKEKRLFFKVRLGEYAYEE; this is translated from the coding sequence ATGAAAAAAGAGACAATACCTCTGATTTATAAAAATATGTGTCCTAACTGCGGGGGAGACATAACCTCTGAGAGACTGTTTAAAGGTCTTGTATGTGAAAACTGCCTGCCAGAAGAGATAGACAGGAAAGAACTGTGTGACTTTTTAGGATACGGCAGGTTCACAGATGTATGTCATCTATGGGATAGAGTCAGGGACTTTAAACAGTTTTTCAAAGAAATAATAAAAAACGACCTGTGGTCTATACAGGAAACATGGGCTACAAGGTTTTTTATGAACATCTCTTATGCTTTGCTGGCACCAACAGGTATAGGAAAAACAACATTTGGTCTTGTTTTATCAAAATACCTGAAGGAAAAAGAAAACAAAAAAGCATACCTGATTTTCCCAACACAGATGCTTGTTAATCAGGCTCACGAAAGACTTGTATCTTTTGGTGTTCCAGAAGAGGAGATATTAGCCTACACATCAAAGTTTGCCAGCACAAAGAAAAGACAGGAAGAGCTAAAAGAAAGAATAAAAAACAATGATTTTCAGATACTTTTAACAACAACTATGTTCCTATACAAGAACATAGACATCATCCCAAAGGGTGAATATGCACTTGTTTTTGTTGACGATGTGGACAGCATTCTAAAAACAGCAAAAAATATAGACAAAGTGCTGATGCTTTTAGGATTTTCTCAGGAAGATATTGATTACACTCTAAAGTTTATAACATTTAAACAAAACCTGTTTAAAAAAGGACAGCCTTCAGAAGAAGATTTAGAAATTTACCAGCACTGGCAGTCAAAAATCCAGAAAATAACGCAGAAGAGGAAAGGAGTTCTTATAGTATCGTCAGCAACATCAAACCCCCGCTCAAAAAGGGTAAATCTGTTCAGAGAGCTTTTAGGTTTTGAGGTTGGAAGACCATCCCTCACATTGAGAAACATAGAAGACGTGTATGAAAAACCAGAAAATGTATGGGAAAGAAGCATAGAGGCTATAAAACAGCTTGGAAAAGGCGGGCTTGCTTTCCTGTCTTCGTCAGAAACAGTAGAGACATTAGAAAAGTATGTGGAATTTTTAAACAAAAATGGGATAACTGCTGTTTCTTATCAGGATTTAATGGACAGGATAGATGATTTCAGGGAAGGAAAAATCCAGATTGCTGTAGGTTTTGCCAGCTATAGAAATCCACTGGCAAGGGGAATAGACCTGCCTGACGTGATTAGATATGCTGTATTTGTAGGTGTTCCAAAACTTCAGTTTAACATCAGATTTGAAGAAGAGTTTTTACATCTATACTACTTCCTGCTTTCCCTAACACCATTTTTGGCAAGAAAAAAGCTTATTGACCCTGTCCAGATAAAACAGCTTTACGACTACATAAATTACCTGAAGATATACGCCTTTATTCCCCCTGAAAAGTTAGAGCCTGGAAAGTTAGAAAAGATGAGAAAGATACAGCTGTATGTTAGAGAGCTGATAGAAAAACCTGATATTTTTGCAGCTGTTCAGCAGTCTCCTGAGATAACACTGAAAAAAGAGGGAGACAGTTTTGTTCTGACTACAGCAGACGTTACAGGATACATTCAGGCATCAGGAAGAACATCAAGACTATATGCTGGCGGTCTAACAAAAGGGCTTGCATATCTGCTCGTTGACGATGAAAAAGCATTTTACTCACTTCAGAAAAAGGTGCGGTGGTTCAGTGAAGATATACAGTTTAAAAGTGTAGACCAGATAAATATCAGTGAGATTTTAGAAGAGATTGACAGAGACAGGGAAAAAGTAAGAAAAGTTCTGTCAGGACAGATGATATCAGAGGAGAGACAGTCTTTCCTCACTACTGTTGTTGTTGTTGAATCCCCAAACAAAGCAAGAACAATAGCAAACTTTTTTGGAAAACCACTCAGAAGAAAACTGAAAAATCTTGATGCCTATGAGATAGCAATTGGAGATAGATTTTTAACAATTGTTGCAAGCAAGGGACACGTTTTTGACCTGAACAAAGAGGAAGAGTACTTTGGAGTAAAGAAAAACGGCTCCTTTATTCCTATTTTTGAACCGATTGATGAAGGAAAAAATCAGATTATACAGAGCATAAGAGAGTTAGATTTAGAAGTGAATGAGATATTTATAGCCACTGACCCTGACACAGAAGGGGAGAAGATAAGCTACGACCTATATCTGAACTCACTTCCGTATAACTACAACATAAAAAGGGCAGAGTTTCACGAAGTTACCAAATGGGCATTCTTAAATGCTGTAAACAATCCAAGAGATTTTGATGTCAATCTTGTGAAAGCACAGCTTGTCAGAAGAATAGCCGATAGATGGATAGGATTTACCATATCCCAGTATATACAGGAAAAACTCCACAGACACTGGCTGTCTGCAGGAAGGGTTCAGACACCTGTATTGGAGTGGATTATAGACAGGACTGACCAGGCAAAACAGAAGATAGCTATAATTCGTGTTGAGATAAATGGTTATCCGTTTGAGTTTCAGTTTGAAGATAAAAAGAAGGCAAAATGGTTTTATGACCATCTACAGTTTGTAATGATTGAAGAAAAAGAGAAAAAAGAGGAGCACCTGTTTGTAAAACCATTCACCACAGATATTATGCTTTCAGAGGCAGCAAGAGAGCTGAGGTTTTCTCCTCAAGAAACTATGCAGCTTGCACAGGACTTGTTTGAAGCAGGTCTGATAACATACCACAGGACAGACAGTTTCAGAGTTTCTGAAGCAGGAGTTTTTGTAGCCAGAGAATACATAACAGAAAACTTTGGAGAAGAGTATCTGAAAGTAAGAACATTCTCAGGAGCAGGAGGAGCCCACGAATGTATAAGACCAACAAAACCGATGGATGCTGATGACTTGAGGTCTACAATATTTACTATGAACATTCAGGGAATAACAAACAGGCATATAAAACTGTACGACCTTATATTCAAAAGGTTTATTGCCTCACAGATGAGAGAAACAGTCGTTGAAAAAACGCTATTTGAGGTGAAGGCTTTTGATGAAAAGATTGAGGAAGAAATAAACACAAGAATTATACAGCACGGATACGACCTTATTTTACCTGTGAAAATATACACCATTCCTACAGGGAAAGTAGAAGTTGAAAACAGAAAATCCTACCACCTTAAGCCAAAACTGCCCTACTACACATTTGCTACAGTCATACAGGAGATGAAAGAGAAAGGTATAGGAAGACCCTCCACATATGCTGTTACCGTGCAGAAACTGTTAGACAGACATTACATTGTTGAAAGAAGGGGATACCTGTTCCCAACAAAGCTTGGAAGAGCAGTTATTTCCCTTATAAAGAAAAGGGAAGAGATATACAGATTTGTAAGTGAAAACTTCACAAAACAGTTAGAAGAGATTATGGACAGAGTAGAAAAAGGAGAAGCCGACTATCAGAAAGAGTTAGAGAAACTGTTTACACAGCTGAAAGAAAAAAGGCTGTTTTTCAAAGTGAGATTGGGAGAATATGCATACGAGGAGTAG
- a CDS encoding 6-pyruvoyl trahydropterin synthase family protein, whose protein sequence is MPFIIRVKREFQAAHYLTDYHGKPEPLHGHTWEVELFIKAEKLDKGGMGFDFVEIHRFLDKILPDYKCMNDIYDFSPSAENVARHIYQQVKKKYPTLQKVVVWETKHGGAEYYEE, encoded by the coding sequence ATGCCGTTTATTATAAGAGTAAAGAGAGAGTTTCAGGCTGCCCATTATCTGACAGACTATCACGGAAAACCTGAACCACTCCACGGTCATACATGGGAGGTTGAGCTTTTTATAAAAGCAGAAAAGTTAGACAAAGGGGGAATGGGTTTTGATTTTGTAGAGATACATAGATTTTTAGATAAGATACTACCAGACTACAAATGTATGAATGATATATACGACTTTTCCCCCAGTGCAGAAAATGTAGCAAGGCACATATACCAGCAGGTCAAGAAAAAATATCCCACCCTCCAGAAAGTTGTCGTATGGGAAACAAAACACGGGGGAGCTGAGTATTACGAAGAATAA
- the serA gene encoding phosphoglycerate dehydrogenase encodes MYRVLVTDHISSRGLDILNSDPEIDLDYQPEIRWEELLEIIQDYHAIITRSRTPVTEELLERADNLKVVGRAGVGVDNVDLEACSRRGILVVNAPGANTVGAAELTIAHLYTVLRRLHLAHESMMNGEWDRKRFMGEELDGKVVGIIGLGNVGSQVAIRCKAAGATVIAYDPYIPREKGDRLGVEIVDTLEELIKRSDIVTLHCPLTEETRGMIGAKEFEMMKDGVYFINCARGGIVDEDAMYEYMKKGKFAGIGLDVFGKEPPDDRIRRIFEFPNISLSPHIGANTYESQDKVAIKIAQQVIAALKGQFVEAAVNAPFTVTEGFENIKAFLLLAERLGSFLTQYAGGNFKELNVEVRGSIAEHIKPITAYVLKGFLEPILDRPVNIINAPFLAKERGINIVESSREEGLVFKDFIKITVSQNGREHVVGGTAFYGQIPKIMLVDGYWIDIDPEGVILMFENKDVPGVIAKIGEILARHNINIAGFRLGRLEKGKIALGALQLDEKVSDAVLEEINEIPEILKAKQIIL; translated from the coding sequence ATGTACAGAGTTCTTGTAACTGACCATATCTCCAGTAGAGGTCTTGATATTCTTAATTCAGACCCTGAAATAGACCTTGATTATCAGCCTGAAATCAGATGGGAGGAGCTACTGGAAATTATCCAGGATTATCATGCAATAATAACAAGAAGTAGAACTCCCGTGACAGAGGAGCTGTTAGAAAGAGCTGATAATCTGAAAGTTGTTGGAAGAGCTGGCGTTGGTGTGGATAATGTAGACCTTGAGGCATGTTCAAGAAGAGGAATATTGGTTGTTAACGCACCGGGAGCAAATACTGTAGGTGCTGCAGAGCTTACGATAGCTCACCTTTACACAGTGCTGAGAAGACTTCATCTTGCCCATGAATCTATGATGAATGGTGAGTGGGACAGAAAAAGATTTATGGGTGAAGAGTTAGACGGAAAAGTAGTAGGTATTATAGGTCTGGGAAATGTAGGTTCACAGGTTGCCATCAGATGTAAAGCTGCAGGAGCTACAGTAATTGCATACGACCCATACATACCAAGAGAAAAAGGAGACAGACTGGGTGTTGAGATTGTTGACACGTTAGAGGAGCTGATAAAAAGATCAGATATTGTTACTCTTCACTGTCCGCTGACGGAAGAGACAAGGGGGATGATTGGAGCAAAAGAGTTTGAGATGATGAAAGACGGAGTTTACTTCATAAACTGTGCAAGGGGAGGGATAGTTGACGAAGATGCCATGTACGAATACATGAAAAAAGGAAAATTTGCAGGCATAGGTCTGGATGTTTTTGGAAAAGAACCTCCCGATGACAGAATAAGGAGAATATTTGAATTTCCAAATATCAGTCTATCTCCTCATATTGGAGCAAACACATACGAATCACAGGATAAAGTTGCAATAAAAATAGCACAGCAGGTTATAGCAGCCCTTAAAGGACAGTTTGTTGAGGCAGCAGTAAATGCACCATTTACTGTAACAGAAGGTTTTGAAAACATAAAGGCTTTTCTGCTCCTTGCAGAAAGATTAGGAAGTTTCCTTACCCAGTATGCAGGTGGAAACTTTAAAGAACTTAATGTTGAGGTTAGAGGTTCCATAGCTGAGCATATAAAACCGATAACTGCTTATGTTCTGAAAGGGTTTTTAGAGCCTATATTAGACAGACCTGTAAACATCATAAATGCACCGTTTTTGGCTAAAGAAAGAGGAATAAACATTGTGGAATCATCACGGGAAGAAGGTCTGGTGTTTAAAGATTTTATAAAGATTACAGTTTCACAAAACGGCAGAGAGCATGTTGTGGGAGGAACAGCATTCTACGGGCAGATTCCTAAAATAATGCTTGTTGACGGATACTGGATAGACATTGATCCGGAAGGTGTGATACTGATGTTTGAAAATAAAGATGTTCCAGGGGTTATAGCAAAAATTGGAGAGATACTGGCAAGACACAACATAAACATTGCAGGCTTTAGATTAGGGAGACTTGAAAAAGGCAAAATAGCCCTTGGTGCACTGCAACTTGACGAAAAGGTCAGTGATGCAGTTTTAGAAGAGATAAATGAAATACCTGAAATACTAAAGGCAAAACAGATAATACTATAG
- a CDS encoding KaiC domain-containing protein: MAEDPKFHEESERIHEYREPKVVKESIFTGSKALEKAPKIYGIPTGIEGLDDLFFIVESEDGKIVKKTLGGIPAYSVFNITGVSDTGKSLMVEQFTVEQARKGHKVAFITVESPANFVIASIKLRAAAMGYNFEEFEDNVILIDAASHSTLRENIPDLLATLAYAIKTYHIKFTVIDSVTGLFENKEMLARGVVRRLFNFMKKWYQTALFVSQKRSGHEELTAEAAGGYAVGHIVDGTMVLAKELIDSSFKAKLYRKEVGDIVRLFRIDGCRMSGHDTKTHYLEITDTGLVRILEPIGK; encoded by the coding sequence ATGGCAGAAGACCCAAAATTTCACGAAGAGTCAGAGCGGATTCACGAGTACAGAGAACCTAAGGTTGTGAAAGAAAGTATCTTCACAGGAAGTAAAGCCCTTGAAAAAGCTCCCAAAATCTACGGTATACCAACAGGAATAGAAGGTCTTGACGATTTATTTTTTATTGTCGAATCAGAAGATGGAAAAATAGTAAAAAAAACACTTGGAGGAATTCCAGCCTACTCTGTGTTCAACATTACAGGTGTTTCTGACACAGGAAAATCACTGATGGTTGAACAGTTTACAGTAGAACAGGCAAGAAAAGGACATAAGGTAGCCTTTATCACCGTTGAATCTCCTGCAAACTTTGTTATAGCTTCCATAAAGCTGAGAGCTGCAGCTATGGGATATAACTTTGAGGAGTTTGAAGACAACGTTATTCTGATTGATGCTGCGTCCCACTCTACACTTAGAGAAAACATACCAGACCTTCTTGCAACACTGGCATATGCCATAAAAACCTATCACATCAAGTTCACAGTAATAGACTCTGTGACAGGACTGTTTGAAAACAAAGAGATGTTAGCAAGGGGGGTAGTTAGAAGACTATTTAACTTTATGAAAAAGTGGTATCAGACTGCTCTGTTTGTATCTCAGAAAAGAAGCGGACACGAGGAACTTACAGCAGAAGCAGCAGGTGGTTATGCAGTAGGGCATATCGTTGACGGAACAATGGTTTTAGCAAAAGAGCTGATAGACTCTTCCTTTAAAGCAAAACTATACAGAAAGGAAGTGGGAGACATTGTTCGGCTTTTCAGGATAGATGGATGCAGAATGTCTGGACACGACACAAAAACCCACTACCTTGAAATTACAGACACAGGACTGGTAAGGATATTAGAACCAATAGGAAAATAA
- a CDS encoding bacterio-opsin activator, which yields MVVLLTSKPVDEHDLEQLVGRVFFKAIDLLGGLHKLAEYKTLTWLPSLARAAFAIVLREEYLKTEEEIAEIVGLTRNTVRNILRADPNAAMFKIEHMDELTKEEKKELRVHTAGGVAKLAYKLVKEGNEAQTLLEFCREISAKAVQVCEAPWAYTVLKHTKGLKYPVETPEALKEKLSGITIKGLSAEEVAENLTYPIKNPAQLLHEIKEFLQMKEV from the coding sequence ATGGTAGTGTTACTTACATCAAAACCTGTAGATGAACATGATTTAGAGCAGTTAGTAGGAAGGGTGTTCTTTAAAGCTATAGACCTTCTTGGAGGTCTTCACAAGTTAGCCGAATATAAAACATTAACCTGGCTTCCATCACTGGCAAGAGCTGCATTTGCCATAGTTTTGAGGGAGGAATACCTGAAAACAGAAGAAGAGATAGCAGAGATTGTAGGACTGACAAGAAACACTGTAAGAAACATACTCAGAGCAGACCCAAATGCTGCAATGTTCAAGATTGAGCATATGGACGAGCTAACCAAGGAAGAGAAAAAAGAGCTGAGAGTCCACACGGCAGGAGGAGTTGCAAAACTTGCATACAAACTGGTCAAAGAAGGAAACGAAGCCCAGACACTTTTAGAGTTCTGCAGAGAAATCTCAGCAAAAGCTGTTCAGGTATGTGAAGCTCCATGGGCTTACACAGTGCTGAAACACACAAAAGGGCTGAAATATCCTGTTGAAACTCCAGAAGCCCTTAAAGAAAAACTATCTGGTATAACCATCAAAGGACTGTCTGCTGAAGAAGTAGCAGAAAATCTCACATATCCTATAAAAAATCCTGCCCAGCTACTTCACGAGATAAAAGAGTTCTTACAGATGAAAGAGGTTTAA
- a CDS encoding TRASH domain-containing protein, whose translation MQKIFIFMIFVLSTFVYARSEIVKPEYVCMVNDRFMGVEQIPVKVNEKVYYGCCKMCIGRLQNNESLRYAVDPISGKKVDKAKAVILKQKDGSVLYFENESNANRFIKNNY comes from the coding sequence ATGCAGAAGATTTTTATTTTTATGATATTTGTGTTATCTACCTTTGTATACGCCAGATCAGAAATTGTGAAACCAGAATATGTGTGTATGGTTAACGACAGATTTATGGGTGTAGAACAGATTCCAGTTAAAGTAAACGAAAAGGTTTACTATGGATGCTGTAAAATGTGTATAGGTAGACTGCAAAATAATGAAAGTTTACGCTACGCAGTAGATCCCATCTCAGGTAAAAAGGTAGATAAGGCAAAAGCGGTAATACTGAAACAAAAGGATGGCTCTGTGCTGTACTTTGAAAATGAATCTAATGCCAACCGGTTTATCAAAAA